The nucleotide window TTGTTGCAGCAGCAGCATCACATCACAGATTGTTATGGATACATCCTTTTTATGATGGCAATGGTAGAGTTAGTCGTTTATTTTCTCATGGTTATTTGAAGGAAATTGGAATTGGTAATAGTTTATGGTCTATAGCTAGGGGATTATCTAGAAACATTGACGATTATAAAAAATATTTGGCTTTGGCGGATTCTCCCCGTTGGAATGATTATGATGGACGAGGTAATTTAACTAACAAAGGTTTAACGGAGTTTTGTGAATTTTGGCTAAGTGTTTGTTTAGACCAGATTAAATTTATGTGTTCAATTATTGAGCCAAACAAAGTTCTTAATCGTATGGAATTATACGTGGCAGAGGAAGTGAAATTAGGCAATTTATTACCTAATTCATTTTTGCTACTCAAGCAAATTTGGTTAGAAGGAGAAATATCAAAAAGTCAAGTACCACGTATTGTCGGTTACAAGGAAAGACACGCACGTACATTGCAAAAAAAATTACTAGAATCTCAATTAATAATAACAGATTCGGTTCGTTCTCCTTTGCGTCTTAACTTTCCAATTAAGGTGGTAGATCGTTATTTTCCTAGCTTGTTTTGAAGCGTACCGTTGCTTTGAAGGGAGACAGGTGTGAATTGTTGAAACAACTATATAATTATATAATGTTTAACTGCGATCGCAGCCCGCGATTTTACATCTGCTTCGTGGCGGTGTCACATCGCCACATAAATGCGTGCGCCTGTGGTCGCGTCACTCGTGAAAATTAAAGGTCAAATTAAGAAATGGAGGAATAGCTTGGGATTAATCGTTCCAAATCCGATAGTTAACGATCTTCGACTATAAGCTAATGCTAATATTTTTATAAGTTTAGAGGGCGATCGCCTTATCATAGATGCAGATAAAACATTGCCGACTCTAGATAAAATATCAGATAGCATTTTAGAAGAATATAGATATACTGAAGACTTACAAGGTTTTCTTCAGTCGGAATCACACTGAAGGGAATTGATTTGAATATTTGACGAGGAGAAATTATTGAAATAAATCTTAATAAATTACTATTTATTTAAAATGATATAAACGTTACTAATTTATTTATTTAAAACGATTATTCATTATAAAATTTATGCAATGAAATTTACTATTTTAGAGGAGACACAAATTAAAGTAAATATTAATTATTCATAATTTATCTGTATTAACAATATTAGTCTAATCTACAGTATATTAATTTTATTATTAATAAATATCTATTAATTTTCTTGCTTTTATTAACTACTTTTTGTTACTATTTAAAATGAAATTTTAATATAGAAATTATATTAATTAGGTATGATCTTATTGAAAAATAAATTAAGTAAAAGAATAAGCATAAGCTATTTGATAGCTTTCTTATCAATTATTTCATTAAGTGAAAAACCTGTATTTGCACAAGTAGATGCAAATGAGGTAACGCAAACAAAAGTAGAAAATATTAACTTATCCAACTTTTTGATGTTCGTCAATTAAATATACTTATTTAACCAATTGGTCAGTTTGGAAATCTATCAAAGTTGACGGATATTCCGAAGCTAAATAGCCCTATAGAGTATCTAAAGTTTTGATAGTATCGACTGTAATAGACGATTTTTTTTTCATTAAACGATTTACTTGTACAATCTATCTATCTTGTATTTTATAAAAAGATGTCTTTTTTCCGTTTTTTTCATACTGGAAATACTAACATTGATTTTTTAAACAATAAATTAACTTTGTTCATGTAACTGTTCAAAAAGTATATTTTGTCTGTGATTTATTTTCATCATTAGTTGGTTACTAATCAAATTAAGAATCATAAGATTTTTAATATTATCTACCTTAACTTACAAGTCAGAAGTTACCGTTATGTTTCCTATATCTTTGTCCCCATTGTAAGTACCTAAATCTCTTGCTTTATAACCAGAAAATTCCTTACTTCATGTATAACTATTATCATAAGCTGCTTTGATTATATTTTTTGCTGCTTCTTGACTTTTATCAGAGTTAAATAATTGTGGATAAATATTTATTGCTGTCAAGAAGTTGTGATCGTCCTTCAACGTGATCAAAGATTTAAAGTTATCTGTATCTGAGCCATAGGGTAATTGTAAAGTTAGTTGCGAGATAAAAACACGGCTTCAATTTTATGAATTCTAAGAAGTTACTGTAGTTCCGACCACAATTGATGAGTTATCAGTAGTGTCCGAGTTTCATCATCCTTACCAAAAGTAGTAATAATATGTTGTGCAGATGAGGCGATAATATTAAAAACGAGCTTTAAAATTGATAATGAAAATTTATGGTATGTTGAGAGAAAAAAATAATGACAATGAAGATAAAGTCAGTTTTTTACCACCAGGGGCAAGAAAACTAGAGACAATTAAAGAGACAATCGAATTAATTAAAGACTCACAGCAATTTACTGAATTGAGATCCCGCAAGTATGGTTCAGTATTTAAAACTTGTATTTTTGGACAACCAATGATTTACGTTACAGGACAGGCAGGATGCAGATTCGTTTTAGAAAATGAGGACATTTATTTTCAAAATAAAATGCTTCCAAATATGGAAAGCTTAATCGGTAAATTTGCGGTTACTACTCAAATTGATAGAATTCATCACAATAGACGCAAGATTTTAGCTAAAGCGTTTACGCCGAAATATTTAGAAGAGAAAATACCAATTATTACTCAAATAACAGCAAAATATATAGAACGATGGGATCAGCATAGGTACATCAACTGGTATGATGAACTACAAAATTATAGTTTAGATATTGCTTGTAAGCTCTTTGTTGGAATAGACAATGGATCTCAAAGTGAATTAGGAAGTTTATATAAAATTTGGAGTGAAGGATTATTTTCTTTCGCACTGCCTTTGCCTTGGACTAAATTAGGTCGTGCCTTAGATAGTAGAGATAGAATTCTCGCTATTATAAATAATCTTATTGAAGATAGAAAAAATAAATATTGGCAAAATGATCTTTTAGGAATTTTACTCAACGCTCGTGATGAAGAAGGAAACTGTTTAACAGAACATGAGGTTAAAGATCAAATCTTAAATATGCTTTCTGCTGGACATGGTACGCTAGCTTCAGCATTATGCTCTATTTGCTTATTACTTACACAAAATCCTGGAGTTCTCGAACGTTGTCGTCAAGAACAAAAAGTTTTTATTAACTGTGAGCCAATGACAATAAATGCTTTAGAAAAAATGGTATATTTGGAAGCCGTAATAAAAGAAGTATTACGTATATTTCCCCCAGTAGGAGGCGGGTTTAGAGAAATAATTAAAGATTGTGAGTTTGAAAACTATTATTTTCCAAAAGGTTGGAGAGTTATTTATAATTCATTTATGTCTCATAAAGACGCAACTTGTTTTATTTCTCCAGAGAAATTCAACCCTGATCGCTTTCTTGAGCTTGGTGAAAATAATTATAGAGGATATTTTCCTTTTGGTGGTGGTAAACGACGTTGTTTAGGTGAAAATCTTGCTCGTTTAGAAATGAAAATTTTTGCAGCTATGATTATCAGCAGATGTGAATGGCAAATATTACATGGTCAAGATTTAACAATGCAGCAATTACCGTTTCCTCATCCAAAAGACAATTTGAAAGTTAGCTTCTCATGTCAAAAATATTAAGAAAAATTTTATCTATTATTCCAATAGCTATAGTTTCACTATCTACTAATTACTCTGTAGCAAAATCTCAAATCGTTCCAGATCAGACATTAGGTATGGAAAGCTCTCAAATTAACTCAGTTGATGAATTACGTAATCACATTGAAGGAGGAGTAATTAGAGGAAATAATTTGTTTCACAGTTTCCAAGAATTTAATGTAGAACAAGGAACAAGCGTAAATTTTAGCAACCCTGAAAATATAGTGAATATATTTTCTCGTGTCACAGGGAAAGATATCTCAGATATTTCAGGAACTTTAGGGGTGGACGGTGCTGCTAATCTATTTTTCATTAATCCTAATGGGATTATTTTTGGAGAAAATGCCAGCGTAGATATTAATGGTTCTTTTTTAGCAACTACAGCAGAAAGTATTGAATTTAATAATGGTGAAAGTTTTAGTGCAATTACACCTGAACAACCAAGTATTTCAATTAACTTTCCTGTAGGTTTGAACATAAGTACTAATTCTTCTCGAATTACAATTAGAGGTAACGGTCATTCTCTGTTTTTGGCAGACACTTCAGACTTAGCGAGTGCAGTTACCTCGCCAATCATAGGTTCTCAGCAAAATTTAGGAGGAATTACAGGTTCTGGTCGAACATTAGCTTTCATAAGTTCTGGAATTAATTTAACTGGAGCAACTATATCAAATTTTTCTGGAAAAATTGAATTAGGGAGTATTAA belongs to Chondrocystis sp. NIES-4102 and includes:
- a CDS encoding cytochrome P450; amino-acid sequence: MKIYGMLREKNNDNEDKVSFLPPGARKLETIKETIELIKDSQQFTELRSRKYGSVFKTCIFGQPMIYVTGQAGCRFVLENEDIYFQNKMLPNMESLIGKFAVTTQIDRIHHNRRKILAKAFTPKYLEEKIPIITQITAKYIERWDQHRYINWYDELQNYSLDIACKLFVGIDNGSQSELGSLYKIWSEGLFSFALPLPWTKLGRALDSRDRILAIINNLIEDRKNKYWQNDLLGILLNARDEEGNCLTEHEVKDQILNMLSAGHGTLASALCSICLLLTQNPGVLERCRQEQKVFINCEPMTINALEKMVYLEAVIKEVLRIFPPVGGGFREIIKDCEFENYYFPKGWRVIYNSFMSHKDATCFISPEKFNPDRFLELGENNYRGYFPFGGGKRRCLGENLARLEMKIFAAMIISRCEWQILHGQDLTMQQLPFPHPKDNLKVSFSCQKY